The genomic interval ATGGAAAATTAGCATAATTAATCGCTGAGCACATGCACTTGGGAAATTTCAGCAGACCAAATTCAATCGTATATATCTGCGCACATTTATTGTGCGAAAGAGTGCTGCGGATGTTtgaaaaataatcaaaacatGCGGAACATTAAAATCATGAAAACAATTGgccataaaattgaattatagCCGGCGATCTTTGCCAATAAACGGATTCTCGAAAATTTCCTGGCCCTCGCGAGTGCGCCAAACTTATTTGATAAAAgcaatttttcttttaaatacaattttgtaGCTCTAAGGTGTTTTGTTTatctattattttattgccaaaCAATTACTCTTGCTGAATTGTTTGAATCAATTCTCACCCAAAGAGTTACAAATCAAGATAAGTCAAAATGTCTATGTATGCACGAAaagattaaatattcctatcGGAGCTTACTATGCTAAACGATGACGTTTGGAAAGTGAATCTGAGAATCCAAAACAGCGCTGCATGCAATCCTTATGATCAGATTATTTTAAATTCGATCGTAGGGGAGTGCGAAATATAGAGGAAAGCTCAGAACCCGCCCTactaaagaaaaaacatttaacaCAGTGATTTGTATTCTTTGCTTAGATTTTGCTTTTCTCATGTCTGATGGGTACGAACTTTAATCGTAGTACAATAGGGATCTTGATATGTTTTCGATTTCGTAGCCACTCGTATAAAATTTCTTATATGTGGTCGGTAACCGACCGATAAGATAAAGTCAATTTGCCAACGACGCCTGCTAATATCTGACAAAGGAGTATGactttcttgtttatttatatatgcagaATGTTCTGCGAGTTACTTATCGTACCGAATCCGCACTTTCAGTGAAATAGGTGAACCATTTACTTACAGATGACCGGCTATGCGACTCCTTAGGTTTTTGGCGTTGGACTCGCTTATTATCTGGTTGATTATGACAGTTTGCGAATTGTCCATGGTCAGGATGTGGCGGAGTAACTGGGCCCTGAGTCATCCAGTGGCTCTAAGCCCTCCTGAACGCCATTAATATCCAATAAATTTTGTCGAAACCCTGGGCATAGAACTCACAGAAAATTTATCGGCCCGGAGTCACAaggcgtatacgcaatttaAGCAAACTGCGACACCATTCACAtattaaaatcgaaaatgaccgaacaaaacaataaccatatatgtatgtgcgtTGTAAACTACACGGAAACGAATTTAAACTCAAGTGAACTGAACtcacataaataataatctgcgcgtttttttttgtccgcATTCAGTTTTTATGCTAACTGTCttcttttttggggttttttcGTTGATGTTTTTATTCAACCACTTTACTGCTTATCACGTATGCCACAAAGTCactgaaaatatttctcataTGTATGTCCATTATCTTGCCGAGTGTTACGCGGTTTTCAGTCCGTATGAGAAGTGAAACTAATCGTCAAAGACAGGAGACACTGCcgtgtgtgaaatccataATTTGAAGTCACCACACCAAAGTTGAACTGAGGTGAGCGACGGCGGGTTATCGCTTCTCTAGATAAGCGGAGGCTACAGGCTACAGGGTCCAGTGTTCTTTTTTCCCCACAAAACAAACacttaacaaaataatttttaatagcaGGCCCATCCATTGACGGGTTTGCTGTTGGGGCTCTGCCCCATGCTCGAATATTTGGTGAGAAAATTCCAAGTGGAGTATTTTTAGACCCCCGATGCTGATGCCTCTGCTGTCCGTGGATTGTAAACAAAGGCGGGCGGTTCTATCAATTGATTGCCATTAGAGTGGGCGGGTGGCAAGTTCGCCAAATATTATTCCACTGACACCCGACTTTTTCAAGGGGGGAGAAAGGCTCGACAGTCAACAGATCCCGTTCGGGAATTCGAGACCCAGTAAGATAAATGGCCGTCAGCATGGGTGTCTGTTAGCACTCCTCCGTTTTGATGAAAGATTGGTCAAAGGTCATTTTAAAACGGCCAATAATTGGGAACCCCGAATAAGTTTCTGTCGTATTGTGTTTCTATTAAAAGCTCCGTCCTAACGAATCGATGATGGTGTTCAAAGCGAATTAACTAATTTATGGATCCCATTAGTAGTCTTGGCATGCTCCATCTAAATCGCATTTGTGAAGAAAAATCCCTGCTAGTGGTTGCTCAATTCATATTTTTAGACTTTTCTGCGTGGGGTATAAACATTACGTAGTTTATGGAGTGCTAAATAGTTGGATACACGACATTAGGGGAAATGTTCACATTAACCCCCGGAGATTAATGTGTTATCATTTTGTAAGTGAGATCTCTTGGCAAGACACATGTCAAGATAGAAGAGCCATTGGGAAAAACAGTTTGGTAACTAAAAAATCATTCCACTAATTAATTGGTACATGCACTTGGCTTATCATGGAAATAAATGCACAGCGGGAAACGCAATGGCCCCACCCGAATCTCTAATGTCATGATACTAGCAATTGAATGAAACTTTAGTCGCAACTGCACTTGTAAATTGACCTAGAATatgtgtatacatatttagTATATACTTCGCTAATATTCGTCGCTTAAACACTGGACATGtattatatatgtttatatgaTACTCCGGGGTGCatgatatattttaatttaatactcAGAAGCCAGGGAAAATTGTAGTGAAATAAACAAACCTCaaagcaaacaataaacaatattgCAAGATGTTTCAACAACAATTCCCAGCCAAATGTGCGAAAGTGTAAACAACATTTAACAAATTCGAATTCTGAATCGAAAGAAACACTTCGGACCGATTGGATGCCCAAGGTGCGGCCTTTGGGGGGTGGCCAGCCATTTCACTATAATAACCCATTTTCCCAGTGACTCAATAAAATTGCATCGGGTGGGAGCAGTTGGGTAAACAGCGTTTAGCAGTCAGTATGTGTCATGAAATTAGTAGTTTTAAGCTCTGATTCCTAATCCGAGGTGCTCAAACTCGTAAACCCAATTGCCATTACACATCTATGACCATTGCTTGAAATCGTACACGTTCTTACAAGTGCGAATCTTTGCAGCTGAGTCAGAAACCTTCGCTAGAACAATCCTCGCAGGtccaatttaatttgtaaaatgAAGTGCTAAGAGCTATTATATGAGCGATCTCGGCAGTCGGCGGCATGCACTTACCCAGTTCAGGTGATGAATGGTGTGGGCAACTTAAAGTGGTTTGCTGAGCTACAGAGTTCTTcctgcttttgttgttgtgccaGTTCGCGCACTTTCCAGTTTTAGATCAGTGGGGAACTTTACGAACGTCAGTATCAGTACCTGAAAACACTGGCCGGGTATTGATgggtaaacaaaaacagtcGGACCTCTGTGAGAGTCGTTTGGGGTTTACGGGTTTTTTGTCGCCTTGCGAAAAGGCTTTAACGAAACATGGTTTCGGTTTTAGGTTCGACCTGCGTTACGAGTTGTGTGTGTCTTTTTTTAGCCGGTTTACTTATGCAAATTGGAACTGGGAAGAGACTGTGGCTCAAGGCGGGTAACCACATAAAAGTTTCTCAAGAAATCAACAGATCCTCATATCCATAATAAGTATAAAACACGTCTCTTTCTCAATATTTTTCGAAACACACTCGCTATGGGGAATTCCCTGGAAGGTGGGTGTGAGTGCGCGATCGGGCAGCGAACCGGTTACGATTGTTCGGGTTTCCAGGTACCGGCGAAATCACACGCTAGCTGACGAATTAATTAACATTGGCATTCTTAATTCGCGGTCCGATATGCTATCATTAGCAGGTTATTCGATGGAGTTTTCCAGTTGCAGTTCCGACGGAGCAGCGCACCCACGACCAGCGACGTTTTGCAGCGAACTGAGGAGCCATCAGATATTTAGCAGGCATATACCAGAGCCATGTTAAAGGTCTGTTAGCCGAGCGCCTTGCCGACCGCTTCGCTAATTGAAAGGCAGGCAAAACAAAGTGCCGAATCGTCGAACAATGCGAAATTTGATCGAGTGCCAACAGAGGCTCGATTGTGTCTgtgggcaaacaaaacaattatCGGACGATGAATGGACTTCTTGAGTGGAATAGTGGCCCCGGGCGAAGCACGGGAGCTGACTCAAATTGCTGAACttacaaattaattagcaGGGCGCCAGCGTAATCAACTGTGTGAGTTCTCTCGCCTTCAGCGAGAGTAAAAGAGATTTATTCTTTGTTTGGATCTGGACAATTTCTCGCCGATCGCCTGCTCAAAAGCAGAACGTACCGTACTCTTGGTAAGGTGATAGTGTTTAGTTCTTTGCTGGGGGACTAAGCTAAGCTTATCTGCTGACAAAGCGTGCGACCGTAATTAATGAATCGCAGTTGACCTTGGACCATGAAAAGAAGAGCTTTTGCAATAAACTGAACATATACACGACAAATCAGCAATAATGAATAACAGCACAATAGATCTAAAACACTTATCGTTTTACATCTTTATGTGTTACTTAATTCAGTTGACCAAATAAATGCAACGGCAAATGTGAGCCATTAAAAGGAAGCCAAATCCCACGTCTCCAAAATGGGAAACCGATCATTAGCACGTACTGTATGGATAATTAGTTTAAGTAAAACACAGCTCGTGTTCGAAATCAGCTGTATTGGAACAGGCCAAGTACAGCCATTACGCTGGTCCGGTCCCCAAACCTTTCTTGGAGAAAAGCAACAGATACGAACattataaaacattaataatatacaaatatacagTTAAGCACTGAATCTGCTTTACACCAAGAACAACTGCTTCCGGGCGAGGCTTAAAAGCCTCTAGGTGCTTCTGCGGTATTCCCTAAAATTGTTTGCCTTCATTTCAGCGAACTTGAAAATAAGAAACTGGTTTTAGCATTGAACATGAAAATCGGTACGAAATAATTGGCGATACATGAAGAGACAACGCGACTGTTTGTTGTGGGCCGAGCTGAGACATTAAAGTCGCATTATACATCACAGGCATCCGGCAAAGCTCCTCTGGTTTCGTAACTCGACGAGGGGCGGATTCCCGAGCACCGAGGCCTTGAACGAGAAACATTCCCAAGAGCGATCTTTAATTGCCTAAGAGTTTCATAATTAGCACTACATGCTTTCACTTGCTTGCACCAAGTAGCACAAAGTTTAAATCACAATGTTTGCACCGGATTCATTTATATTTGGTTTCGGGCTCTTCAAATTTGCTTTGAAAATTACTGTTTAGAGCTGTGCTTACTGGACCCAACTTGGGGTTAGATAAGCACTACTAGCCGGGTCAAACTGAGATATATCCCAAGCGATAAGTTACCCGATTGAACCGCAAGTGAACTTCTTCGTCGGTCGAATTCGCTGCGACTGAAGCCCATCGTCTGCGATGCTCCACATTTGCCGGAATTCCCCAAAGCGCCACATTTCGTGCAAAATGCTGTGGCGAAAAGCTGCaccaaaatttattgaaagCTTTCAAACGCCAGCGGATACTTTCACCATTTGATAAGGCCATTTGCACACTAGCGGCTTGAAGCTTAACTAGTAAGTTAACTGAGCGGATCAGCTGCTCAGTGGCCAAACATGACTTGATCCACTCTACTTAATCGATTAGGACTCGGGGTCATGTTGTGTTTTCCATCCCTCGCAGTGTACAACTGCGGGTAGGTACCACTTTACTTGACCAATTGGGAATGTATTGGTATTTCAACATCCGTATTTATTTGAATAGAGGGAAAACAGATTTATACTCACGTCCTAAAGCCACAGAAGATTAATTTCTCGACAAAAAATGTTCACGAAATATTAAtgctgaatttttttttttttattttcaaaagttaaaaaacGTTATGGAAAAGTTTAAGTAAGAGTTTGTAAGGTAATACGTTATTTTTGATACGTTAGACGAGAGTTTGGAGTATATATGTGTACAAAATTACTTAATACAGCTTTTATATGAAAGTCGAGTTCTGTTCTTTATTTGTTTGAGGTTTGTTCCACGGTATTCCGATTTGTCATGGATCTATTAGAAATAACAGTCCATGTGTATTTTGGATGGTTCCTGGCAAACAGAAGCGAATAAGAATGATGACAAAAAATAAGGACATTACTTAAAagtaaaagtgcaaaaataaaaaaataaacaaacaccATGCTGATAGTAAGCAGAGATTTCAAAGTGAGCAACAAATCCACATAAGCTAATGACCCATCTTGCATGCAAGATCAGGTTGGTTATTAGTAGAACAAACAATTCCAACACCAAATGACCAAGAAAAAGTTCTCTTCGGATTACCTACTACAGGACATTTCGATCATACTTCGTGTTCTCGAGCGAAATCTCTTCTTCGCTGTCGTTGACCTCCTCACCCTCACCCCTAATGCTGCTCAGGCAGGGATAATAATTGGACCTGATTAAACGAAATGTTTGCAGATTTGCAGAATGCTTACCTCTCCATCAAGAGTCTCAACGTGCTGCGCTTCAGTACAAACAGTATAAATATGATGATTCCCTGAGACCAATTTAAGTAGTCAGCCACTAGAAAGACGTTGGACCAAGTTTGGTTAAATTGCGAAATGTAGGAGCCTATCTCCAAGCTCCACGTCAATCCCATTATAATGAAGAGCCGTAGGAAGAAGGTGTAACTGTAATGGAATTATGAAGAGAGCCTATCTTTAAGAATGTGGTGTAACTTGCGTCTGTTTGTCCGAGTTCAGCTTCTGCTTCCTCTCTTGCCTGTGGGCAAACTTCTGAATATCCTTTTTCACTCCTATTATACGATTAGCCGTCAGGATAAACATGGTTATGTTAAATGCAATAAGAAATACCATCGGGCCATAAAAGTAGAGCATGGCTGACCAGCTTTGGGCTATTGATGATAGAGAAGACACCTTAATAGGTTTAATTGCTTAATACTATGTATGTGGGTTCCACTTGGAAGTCGGTACCCACTACATATCCAACAGTGTCCGCCGAAGCCCATACGAGGATTCCAATCTTCGTTTTCCACGACCTTATCGGCCAGATAGGTGATTCCAGTCAGAACCACCGCCATGCCCCAGGCATAGGTGTTGTAAGCCAGAAACCGATGCTCAGATAAGAAGCGATTCGCGTTGTGGGCCGAGCCGCTGAACGTGTTCCAAAGGTGCAGACTGATGACGGAAAGCCATAAGAAAGCGGCCATGACAAAGAAGTAGCCCAGAAAACCTGAAAAAAATGCGTTATTTACCATGTCCTTTGCCGAATAATCGTCATGATCTAACCTGCTGTTATGCAAAAGTTTTGGGACATCTGCCACAGATTGAGCAAAAGTAAAAGATAGGCCATGAAGAGACACACCATGTAGCACATGAAGCATTTTCCGTGCAAATTTTGCAGTTTCTTAACGAAGAGGTAAACGGTGATCGTTAGAACCATGCATACCAGCGAAGTGATCATCACTGTTGGGAGAAAGGGTATAATCACCAGGAAATCAGCTGCTACATATAGCTTACCAACCGTCTGACCCATTCTGGATGGCGATATTAGGCAGTTGTGAGGTGCAATTCGAATAGACGATTCATTACCGTCTACGAAGGTAAGATGCTGAAGGCAGTACTCCCGTTTGTTAAGGGTGACGCGGTCATGGTGGCGAAAGAAACTTCCGTTCTAGAATAAAAAATTCCTAGATAATCAGGCAAATTCATCAAGTCTACATAAAGCAAATAAACCTCAAACAACGTGTATTGATCCGTTTTTTCCCGGTTGTCTAGAGAGAACATTCCGTCACACGACATCGGTAGGTCCCACTGGACGATTAGTTCTTTTTTAAAATGCCTCCTGACCACCGACCCGTCGTCAAGAGTGACGTTAAGAAAAGGATCGAGTActtccagctcctcctcggtCATATCTCCAGCGCAAACGTTCATATCCATTATGTGGTTGTGGGGGCAGCAAAATCTGACACAGGGCTTTAGCTGGCACACACATCCTCTAATGTGTTTGTCCACCTTCTGCTTCGAGTCGTCCGGTAGGATCGTAAACTCATATTCGGCCGTCAAGTTGGCCGGAACGAGCAACCCCTCGAATAAGTACGATCCATTCGGTAGCTTTTGAGCTGCCGAAATATTCACAGTGTCGTAATAATCGCAGTCGGGAATGGCTGCATTTGTTCTTTGCAGAAGCAGCAAAGTAACTACGACAGTTGATATCCGCAAAAGCCGTTTAACCCAAAAAAGTTTCATTTATCTGAAAAACAACCAAGAAAGGACGCCATTGCCAAGATGTTGGCCCATTTATACTAAAGGCCAAAAAGGACTTAAATATTATGGTGATATTGTACAAATGAGAAATGAGAAGCGAATTGTaattaacaaaacaaagaTGTTTGCCAAGCTGGATGAGgttaatatgtacatacacttGTTACAAAAATTTGGTGGTTTTCGTATAGCTTTAGCTTCAAGTAGTGTCCATCGAACAGCTATGGAAGACCTTTTCTTTCCAGACTTATTTTTAGCTAGGGCTGCATTCTGTGATGATtcgattttcatttggctCATTTTCACCTTCCTGATGATTCTGTCTACAAAAGTGGCGGTGTGGATTAGATGATAGAGTGGCGCAATATTTGATCACAAACCACTTAAAGCTTGGTTGGTTTCTCCAATGCATTGGGCTTCCAAGCTGCTTAACCAACGTTATATTAGACAAGATTTCTTAAAATaacagtaaataaattatacttatttttttaaggtGTTCCACTAATTTTGTTCGGGGAAAAGCTACAGTTCTTTTTataattatcattttttttaataatagtatgatgtacatatatacacaaaatatgttttatttaaatatcacAATTTCTATGCGGTTATGGAGCTTTTATAAAACTTTATCTTGTGTACCAACAATTAAAGTCGTACAATAATATGATATGATGATATGATTTGAAAGTGAATCATCACAACCCGGTGTGTCTCTCAATTTGGTGTGTTTGGTATTTATTTCCACGACAGGGAGTCTCATTTGTAAAAGATATTTACGGTTTTATGCTTCACGATCAGTGTGTAATGGCTATTTTCAAATGGAGTGATTGGGCTTTGGATGGAGCTCGATCACTGAAGTTTAAATTTTTCTGCAAAACTTATACGTGCAAAAAAAGACTAGATGATGAGTAATGCTATGCGTTGATTTTGTGGTGACTTCATACTTTTTGCACAAGAGCCAAAGAGTGAGAGTGCCCGTTTCGTGCGAGAGTCGACCAACAAAAAAGTGGCTTCACAGTGCAAAGCCAATGCAgggccgttacgcatcttgtgATTCTCATGATTTTATACACAAATGTGCGGGCACTAAATGCTGTTGCGTTGGAGGAAATAGCCGAGCAACTTGGAATTTCTTTGCCGACGATCAGCAGCCACAATCGGTGGTGTTGCAAGCGTCAATGAAGTAGTTTCTCGTTATTTAGTTTTTGGACcagcattattttttttatatatatattttttttgctacATTGGTTtcaatgttgtttttttttttttttttttcaatgttgttatttatttttatttgttttttattttcaatgttgttatttatttttatttttttttattttcaatgttgttatttatttttatttttttttattttgtttttttatttttattttatttttaattattttgttttcaagaTTGTTTTAGAAATCGGATTTACTGTTGAAATTGATAGCCAGTTTTGATACACTGTTTCCACGGAGCATATCAGTATAAGCACTTTTTGCGGTGCGATCAGCTTGGTGAAAAATACTATAGCGTTGTTTTTAATATGGAACTGTAATAATAGTTAACAATGCAAACAATGTTATCGAAACCAAAACATCGATTGCGCCTATCAATTACAACTGCACGTGATATCGATACTATCGTGCGAGGCTAGCATCCATCACTAGCCAGTCCATTTTTTCATTGTGTCGGTTCAGTTTatttcggtttgtttttcgtttcttcCGTTTCCGTGAAAACCCATAGCTAAAGGACAAAGGACGTTAAGCGAAGTTCGCGCATTTATCCTGATTATTAACCGGACTGTGCGAatttttttctacttttgtTGTCCTTTCTTCAAAGCGGCAGCCTGAGTGCgaatgtgtgagtgtgtgtcaGTGTCAGTGGCTGTGCAGTGTGTGTTGTCTCTTTCCGAATGCGTTAGAAACATATTCGGCGTTTGTTGAATAAAAAATCTAGTTGGTGCAAGTACAGCAGCCCAAGGAGAGAGAGGTAAGAGTCCGCACTTCTGCTTTCGCTTTTGTGTTGCAACTTCTCTCGGCTGCAGtgtttgtaattattattgttattctTCCTCTTGCTCACTACCTCTTCCGGAGTTCCATGCAGGCGGGAAAGGGAGAGGAATAGAGCTAGAGAGAATCATTACACGCACACAAATCTCGAAAGCCGCACGGATGCAGTGCAACGAAGGAAGTGGCAATAGCGTAGATAAGGGGGAATGAAGAGAAGGAAAGATAGCCAAGATGCACTGTAATTAATCGTTgattatttgtttacaaaatcGTCAATTAACCGTAAATGCCACTACCCTTTTTTATTCGCCCATCTAGTCGTCTTAAAGAACAGCAAATACATTTGACCCAATCGTAGGAGTGGAAAACGAATGAAATACAAATCAGCTGCAATTCTACACTGTAAAAATCCATGGCCAAAATGGGGAACTCGAATATAAAATTAGCTGTTTTACATTAGTTCGTCAGTtcttaatgtttattttgtaaaaCGTAGCTTAGTAAAGTGCTGTAATAGTTCGACTATAATGCAGATATTTCCCAGTTTTTGTCAGTGCTTCTGGGAGTGTATGAGTGTCGCCCGGGTCTTTATCCGGGCACTGTGATGCATGTGGAATATGAACACGAAAATAGCATATTCAGAATGTTGAGCGTTCAACAAACAGTTGTGGGGTGTGCTCCTCGCTCCCCGCTCCCCCTCCCGCTGCTGCACGtcaaaagcaataaaaattaaaaggcaaACAACGATAAGCGGTCCCAACCCCGCTTTGGATGATGGCCCCATCCCTTCCTAGGGTCGCCACCCCTTCCACGGCGAACACATGGCAACTGGCAACCCTGAGGCATAACGGGCATAAGGTAAGCCCAGCAAATGCATACGCCAGCCGATAATTAATGCCAGGCCAGCGTAATTGATGCGTCGGTGGCACGAGAGAAAATCAATCGGGGGAGCATAACCTGTTTTTCCACAGGGCTCAGTGTTCCATGTTCCGTTTTAAAAGCCATTTCCCGGAGGGTGGACCACAACTCCTCGAAACGGGGAAATCTATTTAGACCGAGCTTTTGCTTTCAGCGCCGCCGAATTCTATTTTTGCACAGGGAATTGGGGTCGCCAAGctgaaatttcaatttccagcATTTGATTTTATACCAATAAATATGACGAACGAATCGTGAATAGGATAGGTTCCTGAAATACTCGTACAACCTTAATCTAGGATGCTTCTGGCCTTGCTTTGACTTTGATTTGGGTTGCCAGGCGTCCGAAAGGAAATCAGCTTAAAAGTCGCGCGTAATTGATGTGAGTGACATCGGGCTGTTTTCTGTGTAGCGACTGCCACGCTCCTTAGAACCCCCGGATAAGTTTAGCTGAACACACGCTTTGTTTGGCCTaggctttgttgtttttcttgtgGCTGGCGTTACTCAAATTTCGCTTCCTTGGAAGTACCACATCTGCGGTTTCCATTACCTCATATGAATCCATTGTGCCCGCTGCCCTTGTCTCCGGAATGGTTTTGTTGATTGAGCCACCCCGAGAGATGAGCACTCAACAATCCCAAGACGAGATCACAAGTACTAGTCGAGAGGCGCAGGTCAAGGGGGAGATGCCCTGCGAAAGTGCTTCGCCAGCAGTTCAGCAAccaagagagagagagagccgAAGAAGTGAATGCATGCTAAGACTGGCCCCATACCGTTATTCGGTCAGCGGGATGGAGAAATGGATGGAGCCgggtaaacaaataaatatgtgtCCGGATGATAATTTCGCACAAAAGTCGGTCAACGAAccgaaaaacaagaaacagcGGTCCAACAATGGACAATCCCAGTGGGCCACCTCATAGGCGTTGTccattttgatttcgatttcatAATGAAAAGTCAAAGCGGCTGGCTGGCCTGGCCATTGACAACCTGCCCTAAATGGACACCGAACTTAACTGGCTTCCGGGGAAATATGGCGCGCAGCGTGGGGCACTGTCCGTCGTCCGTCGGGTCCCGCTTCCTATTTCATTCATCTAGTATCGTAACCGGGTCTCGTGGGCGTCAGAGAATGACGCACACCATccaattgtttgtttttaataattttcctattttcgAGCGTTGTTCTCTATCGCCAACCTGTTGATAACCCAGCCAAGCACAGTGGTGCACTGCTAATACCAACTTGATACTTCggaaatttaaatagtttttaaacagaaaattattttgaattcCAAGAACTTAAAATTGCGGATTTCGGGGAAATCGTATCTGGAAATTTGTGCAGCTTTAGTTTTTGTAGATTAACCTTGTATGGTGTCCCTTTCATTTGACTTCGTGATCGAGCAATTGATTTTCACCTACTGATAATGAGATAGGACCAGTTGTTTGttccattttttttcgattgTAAGGCAAAATGTTGCCGATTAGTGATTTCAGAAGACATCCACATACATTTTATGCCTGTCATTCTATTCTAGTTATTCTGGCACTGTTGTGCTTCCTGATCCCTCAGTTTTGCACGTCGCTTGACAACTTACAAAAATATCTCTCCGATAGCGAGATATTTTTACTTACAATTGCGCTCTCTCCCTGCCAAGGGGAAAACGGAATACGTGGGTTTTCATAGAGGCAATTCAGAAAAGTACCTCTGTCTCACATTTTTAGCG from Drosophila yakuba strain Tai18E2 chromosome 3L, Prin_Dyak_Tai18E2_2.1, whole genome shotgun sequence carries:
- the LOC6532226 gene encoding G-protein coupled receptor Mth isoform X8 — protein: MKLFWVKRLLRISTVVVTLLLLQRTNAAIPDCDYYDTVNISAAQKLPNGSYLFEGLLVPANLTAEYEFTILPDDSKQKVDKHIRGCVCQLKPCVRFCCPHNHIMDMNVCAGDMTEEELEVLDPFLNVTLDDGSVVRRHFKKELIVQWDLPMSCDGMFSLDNREKTDQYTLFENGSFFRHHDRVTLNKREYCLQHLTFVDGNESSIRIAPHNCLISPSRMGQTVVMITSLVCMVLTITVYLFVKKLQNLHGKCFMCYMVCLFMAYLLLLLNLWQMSQNFCITAGFLGYFFVMAAFLWLSVISLHLWNTFSGSAHNANRFLSEHRFLAYNTYAWGMAVVLTGITYLADKVVENEDWNPRMGFGGHCWICTQSWSAMLYFYGPMVFLIAFNITMFILTANRIIGVKKDIQKFAHRQERKQKLNSDKQTYTFFLRLFIIMGLTWSLEIGSYISQFNQTWSNVFLVADYLNWSQGIIIFILFVLKRSTLRLLMERNHPKYTWTVISNRSMTNRNTVEQTSNK
- the LOC6532226 gene encoding G-protein coupled receptor Mth isoform X9, giving the protein MKLFWVKRLLRISTVVVTLLLLQRTNAAIPDCDYYDTVNISAAQKLPNGSYLFEGLLVPANLTAEYEFTILPDDSKQKVDKHIRGCVCQLKPCVRFCCPHNHIMDMNVCAGDMTEEELEVLDPFLNVTLDDGSVVRRHFKKELIVQWDLPMSCDGMFSLDNREKTDQYTLFENGSFFRHHDRVTLNKREYCLQHLTFVDGNESSIRIAPHNCLISPSRMGQTVVMITSLVCMVLTITVYLFVKKLQNLHGKCFMCYMVCLFMAYLLLLLNLWQMSQNFCITAGFLGYFFVMAAFLWLSVISLHLWNTFSGSAHNANRFLSEHRFLAYNTYAWGMAVVLTGITYLADKVVENEDWNPRMGFGGHCWICTQSWSAMLYFYGPMVFLIAFNITMFILTANRIIGVKKDIQKFAHRQERKQKLNSDKQTYTFFLRLFIIMGLTWSLEIGSYISQFNQTWSNVFLVADYLNWSQGIIIFILFVLKRSTLRLLMESIRGEGEEVNDSEEEISLENTKYDRNVL
- the LOC6532226 gene encoding G-protein coupled receptor Mth isoform X7, encoding MKLFWVKRLLRISTVVVTLLLLQRTNAAIPDCDYYDTVNISAAQKLPNGSYLFEGLLVPANLTAEYEFTILPDDSKQKVDKHIRGCVCQLKPCVRFCCPHNHIMDMNVCAGDMTEEELEVLDPFLNVTLDDGSVVRRHFKKELIVQWDLPMSCDGMFSLDNREKTDQYTLFENGSFFRHHDRVTLNKREYCLQHLTFVDGNESSIRIAPHNCLISPSRMGQTVVMITSLVCMVLTITVYLFVKKLQNLHGKCFMCYMVCLFMAYLLLLLNLWQMSQNFCITAGFLGYFFVMAAFLWLSVISLHLWNTFSGSAHNANRFLSEHRFLAYNTYAWGMAVVLTGITYLADKVVENEDWNPRMGFGGHCWICTQSWSAMLYFYGPMVFLIAFNITMFILTANRIIGVKKDIQKFAHRQERKQKLNSDKQTYTFFLRLFIIMGLTWSLEIGSYISQFNQTWSNVFLVADYLNWSQGIIIFILFVLKRSTLRLLMESIRGEGEEVNDSEEEISLENTKYDRNVL